CATCGGGATCGCAAGCACCAGGCCCGTCGCTCCCCATAACCAGCCCCAGAACAGCAGCGACAATGTCACCGCCAGCGGATTCAGCTGCAGCCGGCTGCCCAGGAATTTCGGGTACAGAACGTTCAGCGCAAACAGGTGCAGCCCGAGCACGGTGAGCAGAATGGCGACGATGCCTCCGCCTCCCACCTGTCCCAGTCCCGAAATCAATGGCGGCAATGCTGCCAGCAGTACGCCCAGGTAAGGCACCAGGCTCAGAAATCCGCTGATGAACCCGATAAAATAAAAGTACGGAAGATGCAAAACCCCGAATATCACGGTGCTGGCCGCCCCGATAAATAGTCCCACCAGCACGTTTCCGACGATAAAACTTCGTATCATCCCCGAGATCAGCCCCAGCGTCACGTAAGCCGTATTCCGGTTCTTCATGCGAAACAGCATCACCGTCGCCGAGCGCACGTGGTCCTGCCAACTCAGCATGAAGTAGGTGAGGAAAGGAATGAAGGACGCTAAGAACGCAATCTCAATCGTCGGACCCAGCCCGCCGCTCAGGTACGTCGTCCAGCTCGACTGTTGCTGCAGGGTGACTCGGGGAGCGTTGGCCGCTTCTTTTTCCTCCTCCGGTAAAACCGATGACGTGCTCTGCTGGAGTTCCTGCGCCTGCTTCCGCAAGCGTCCGAGGAAGCTCCGGATGTTTCCTGAATATTTCGGGAGATCGTGGCTGAATGCGAGCGCCTTGTTATAGGAGATTTGCGCGATGCCGTAGCAGACCACCAGGAACAGCAGCACCGCGATCAACGCCGCCAGCGACCGCGGCAGCCGTAGGCGCTGAAACAGGTCAGCCAGCGGCGCCAGGATGAACGCCAGCAGGATCGAGATCAGCAGGACGATAAAGGGCAGCTTGGCAAAGTAAAGAGTAACCAGTACCGCCAGGATTGCCAGCACCATGGTGGCCGACGCACTGGCGCGCATCTGCCGGTGCAGTTCGTCCGCTTCCTCCTGCGTCTGCGGAAGCCCGACGATATGCTGTGGCCGCGTCTGCTCTGCGACGCCTTCGTGCAGCGCCTCCGAACCCGCCTCCTTGCGCTTGGTCGTCATTACCGTTCCAATCGGCAGAATTATGCAGCCTATAATATAGCGGTGTCCGCCCCAGAGCATCCCGCCTCTTCCGCTCCGGACCAATCTGCGCACTCCCGGCATCCACGCATTCTCGGACTCGACGTCGGCTCCAGGA
The sequence above is drawn from the Terriglobales bacterium genome and encodes:
- a CDS encoding AI-2E family transporter, with amino-acid sequence MTTKRKEAGSEALHEGVAEQTRPQHIVGLPQTQEEADELHRQMRASASATMVLAILAVLVTLYFAKLPFIVLLISILLAFILAPLADLFQRLRLPRSLAALIAVLLFLVVCYGIAQISYNKALAFSHDLPKYSGNIRSFLGRLRKQAQELQQSTSSVLPEEEKEAANAPRVTLQQQSSWTTYLSGGLGPTIEIAFLASFIPFLTYFMLSWQDHVRSATVMLFRMKNRNTAYVTLGLISGMIRSFIVGNVLVGLFIGAASTVIFGVLHLPYFYFIGFISGFLSLVPYLGVLLAALPPLISGLGQVGGGGIVAILLTVLGLHLFALNVLYPKFLGSRLQLNPLAVTLSLLFWGWLWGATGLVLAIPMTAAIKIVFDHIETMRGYGSWLGE